From one Bacteriovorax sp. BAL6_X genomic stretch:
- the rpsB gene encoding 30S ribosomal protein S2, with product MSELNINDLLKAGAHFGHQTHKWNPKMKPYVFGERNGIYIVDLAKTIPLAKKAYDFLKKTSSEGKPILFVATKRQASETVKTAAKSCGAYYVTNRWLGGMLTNYKTINLSIDKLRKVEKMKETGDFELLTKKERIKVGKEVEKLEKNLGGIKDMRKLPGAIVVVDPNNERIAVKEANKLGIPVVAIVDTNCDPEGVDYVVPGNDDAIKSITLFSDYFAGAIAGSASKAKAAGNQVTDKALEEEILSKYEKDIDLAGEEE from the coding sequence ATGTCAGAATTAAACATTAATGATCTTTTAAAAGCAGGTGCACACTTTGGTCACCAGACTCACAAGTGGAATCCTAAGATGAAGCCATATGTATTTGGTGAAAGAAACGGGATCTATATTGTTGACCTTGCTAAAACTATTCCTTTAGCAAAAAAAGCTTATGACTTCCTAAAGAAGACTTCTTCTGAAGGTAAGCCAATTCTTTTCGTAGCTACAAAAAGACAAGCTTCTGAAACTGTTAAGACTGCTGCTAAGTCATGTGGTGCATATTATGTAACTAACAGATGGCTAGGTGGGATGCTTACAAACTACAAAACAATCAACCTTTCAATCGATAAGCTAAGAAAAGTTGAGAAAATGAAAGAAACAGGTGACTTCGAGTTACTAACTAAGAAAGAAAGAATTAAAGTTGGTAAAGAAGTTGAAAAGCTAGAGAAAAACCTTGGTGGTATCAAGGATATGAGAAAGCTTCCAGGTGCAATCGTTGTTGTTGATCCAAACAATGAAAGAATTGCTGTTAAAGAAGCTAATAAGCTAGGTATTCCTGTTGTTGCAATCGTTGATACTAACTGTGACCCAGAAGGTGTTGACTACGTTGTTCCTGGTAACGACGATGCAATCAAGTCGATCACTCTTTTCTCTGATTACTTCGCAGGTGCTATCGCTGGTAGCGCAAGCAAAGCTAAAGCAGCTGGTAACCAAGTTACTGATAAAGCTCTAGAAGAAGAAATTCTTTCTAAGTATGAAAAAGACATCGATTTAGCTGGTGAAGAAGAATAA
- the tsf gene encoding translation elongation factor Ts — MAITASAVKELREKTGAGMMDCKKALTETNGDLEAAVDFLRTKGLAKAAKKASRVAAEGTVVSVVEGNKGVILEVNCETDFVAKGDDFQGFASNVAAWTLSNKPASIEELKDAKNAETTELTMKCGEKIDLRRFAAVETTGVLGSYNHGGKIGVLVELGTDKTDAPEIAELAKDIAMHVAAANPSFLTSDDIDEDYKKREEEVYRAQLKEEGKPENMIDQIVKGKLGKLAKEVCLIEQVFIKNPDFTIKKLVADVAGKVGGDITVKAFHKINLGEGIEKKEDNLAEEVAKMTQQ, encoded by the coding sequence ATGGCTATTACGGCAAGTGCTGTTAAAGAATTAAGAGAAAAAACTGGTGCAGGTATGATGGACTGTAAGAAAGCTCTTACAGAAACTAATGGTGACCTAGAGGCAGCAGTAGATTTCCTAAGAACTAAAGGTCTAGCAAAAGCTGCTAAGAAAGCAAGCCGTGTTGCTGCTGAAGGTACAGTTGTATCTGTAGTAGAAGGTAACAAGGGTGTTATTCTTGAAGTTAACTGTGAAACTGACTTTGTTGCTAAAGGTGACGATTTCCAAGGTTTCGCAAGTAATGTTGCTGCTTGGACTCTTTCAAATAAGCCAGCTTCTATTGAAGAACTTAAAGATGCTAAGAATGCTGAAACAACTGAACTTACTATGAAATGTGGTGAGAAAATCGACCTAAGAAGATTTGCTGCAGTTGAAACAACAGGCGTTCTTGGTTCATATAACCACGGTGGAAAAATTGGTGTTCTAGTTGAGCTAGGAACTGATAAGACTGATGCTCCTGAAATTGCGGAACTTGCAAAAGATATCGCAATGCACGTTGCAGCGGCTAACCCATCTTTCTTAACTTCAGATGATATTGACGAAGATTACAAAAAGAGAGAGGAAGAAGTTTACCGTGCACAACTTAAAGAAGAGGGTAAGCCTGAAAACATGATCGATCAGATCGTTAAAGGTAAACTTGGAAAACTTGCTAAAGAAGTATGTCTAATTGAGCAAGTATTCATTAAGAACCCAGACTTTACTATCAAGAAGCTTGTTGCTGACGTAGCTGGTAAAGTTGGTGGTGACATTACTGTTAAAGCTTTCCATAAAATCAACCTTGGTGAAGGGATTGAGAAGAAAGAAGACAACTTAGCTGAAGAAGTTGCTAAGATGACTCAACAGTAA
- a CDS encoding DNA translocase FtsK, which produces MKKNILKTQLVILFILTLFSFISFYFGNDLPDNYFTITSDNSGNILSYYFFSLIKFGSYFSGPWVLIPFFVFSLCHTFIYDKREYMVDVLNFFPLVFFSGTVSFFFFHDALGIGLQYILKNAFTSLWLGIYTGVAFGLFLFGTFRGGFKECIIKAFNFTKAVPAKTIQIKQTLAAPFEKKKPVAQIEHDNSLRKRMDSILKDDKKKEEDKKESSLFASLNKIKPQNILKTKTTAEEVSVDEDDDIEDAVIKPQITRPTFDESNTVVKSSQENADALKTSDENNKQSEEAVEREPQVKKILVTAPLNRMADTSTDNQYFNIVDTATEATIEKVSNEPDKAYFEQIITLLESKLTEFKIEGEIVNVLKGPVVDTFEFRPGAGVKVSKIAGLADDLSLALYGAPIRVVPAMMGKDTVGVEVPRNPRDIIYLDEVLSSKEFQNAKYSLPIAMGKNAFGESFVIDLATCPHMLVAGATGAGKSVFINSLLVSLLVKKSPKKMKLILIDPKQLEMALYAKLPHLLMPVVTDAKTASIALLWACQEMDRRYGILADFGVRNISGFNEKLKRATPEMLAKIHHHYEDTTAEDYELPYIVIIVDEFADLVLTKAGKEIENNIARIAAKARAAGIHLVLATQRPSVDVITGVIKSNFPTRVAFRVSSRTDSSTILDKIGAERLLGKGDMLYKHGINTQRVHSSYVDEVEIEALTQKLEALDSGFDEKAMEFLENGGEVETDEYSYGSHITPASSSNSGDALYDEAVKVVMESRSASASMLQRRLRIGYNRAANLIEELEKRGVVGPAQGAKPRRVLVDGNSPTL; this is translated from the coding sequence ATGAAGAAAAATATCCTTAAAACTCAACTAGTTATCCTATTTATCTTAACTTTATTCTCTTTTATTTCTTTCTATTTTGGAAATGATTTACCGGATAATTACTTTACGATTACATCAGATAACTCGGGAAATATTTTAAGTTACTATTTCTTCTCACTGATTAAGTTTGGTTCTTATTTTAGTGGTCCTTGGGTTCTGATTCCTTTTTTTGTATTTTCTCTTTGCCATACATTCATTTATGACAAGCGTGAATATATGGTTGATGTCTTAAACTTTTTTCCATTAGTCTTCTTCTCTGGGACTGTATCATTTTTCTTTTTTCATGATGCACTTGGGATAGGCTTACAATATATTTTAAAGAACGCTTTTACTTCACTTTGGTTAGGGATCTATACAGGCGTTGCTTTTGGCCTGTTTCTATTTGGTACATTTAGAGGTGGATTTAAAGAATGTATTATTAAGGCTTTTAATTTTACGAAAGCTGTTCCCGCTAAAACTATACAGATAAAGCAAACATTAGCTGCTCCTTTTGAGAAGAAAAAGCCTGTTGCTCAAATTGAACACGACAACAGTCTTCGTAAAAGAATGGATAGTATTCTCAAAGATGATAAGAAAAAAGAAGAAGATAAGAAAGAAAGTTCTCTCTTTGCTTCACTTAATAAGATAAAGCCACAAAATATTTTAAAAACAAAGACAACAGCTGAAGAAGTATCAGTTGATGAAGATGATGATATTGAAGATGCTGTAATTAAACCTCAGATAACTCGTCCTACATTCGATGAATCTAATACAGTAGTTAAAAGTTCTCAAGAAAATGCTGATGCTTTAAAGACGAGTGATGAAAATAATAAACAATCTGAAGAAGCTGTAGAGAGAGAGCCTCAAGTTAAAAAGATTCTTGTTACAGCTCCTCTTAATCGTATGGCCGATACATCTACTGATAATCAATACTTTAATATTGTCGATACTGCTACTGAAGCAACAATTGAAAAAGTTTCAAATGAACCTGATAAGGCCTACTTTGAACAAATCATTACTCTCTTGGAGTCAAAGCTTACAGAGTTTAAAATTGAAGGTGAAATTGTAAACGTATTAAAAGGTCCAGTTGTTGATACTTTCGAGTTTAGACCTGGAGCTGGTGTTAAGGTTTCGAAAATTGCAGGTCTCGCTGATGATTTATCTCTAGCTCTTTATGGGGCTCCTATTCGTGTTGTTCCTGCCATGATGGGTAAGGATACTGTCGGTGTTGAAGTACCAAGAAATCCTCGTGATATCATATATTTAGATGAAGTGTTGAGCTCTAAAGAGTTTCAGAATGCTAAGTATTCACTTCCAATTGCTATGGGTAAGAACGCTTTTGGTGAATCTTTTGTTATTGATTTAGCGACGTGTCCACACATGCTAGTTGCTGGTGCAACTGGTGCTGGTAAGTCAGTATTCATTAACTCACTTCTTGTTTCACTACTAGTTAAGAAGTCACCTAAGAAAATGAAGCTCATACTTATTGACCCTAAACAGCTAGAAATGGCACTTTATGCAAAACTTCCACACTTGTTAATGCCTGTTGTAACTGATGCTAAAACTGCATCAATAGCGCTTCTTTGGGCCTGTCAGGAAATGGATCGTCGCTATGGAATTCTTGCTGACTTTGGTGTTCGAAACATTTCTGGCTTCAATGAAAAGCTTAAAAGAGCGACTCCAGAAATGCTTGCTAAAATTCACCATCACTATGAAGACACAACTGCTGAAGATTATGAGCTACCTTATATTGTAATTATTGTTGATGAATTTGCTGACCTTGTATTAACTAAAGCAGGGAAAGAGATTGAAAATAATATTGCTCGTATCGCTGCCAAGGCCCGTGCTGCAGGTATTCACCTTGTTCTTGCAACACAAAGACCTTCTGTTGACGTTATTACAGGTGTTATTAAGTCAAACTTTCCGACACGTGTTGCCTTTAGGGTATCTTCACGTACCGACTCAAGTACGATTCTTGATAAAATTGGTGCTGAAAGACTACTTGGTAAAGGGGATATGCTTTATAAACATGGTATTAACACTCAACGTGTTCACTCTTCATATGTCGATGAAGTAGAAATTGAGGCCCTAACGCAGAAGCTAGAGGCCCTTGATTCTGGTTTTGATGAAAAAGCAATGGAATTTCTTGAGAATGGTGGAGAAGTTGAAACAGATGAATACTCATATGGTTCACATATCACACCAGCATCTTCATCAAATTCAGGTGATGCACTTTATGATGAAGCCGTAAAGGTTGTTATGGAATCTCGCTCAGCATCAGCATCTATGTTACAGAGAAGATTAAGAATTGGTTATAATAGAGCAGCAAATCTTATTGAGGAACTTGAAAAACGTGGGGTTGTAGGTCCTGCTCAGGGAGCTAAGCCGCGTCGCGTTCTCGTTGATGGAAACTCACCAACACTATAA